Proteins found in one Phycodurus eques isolate BA_2022a chromosome 18, UOR_Pequ_1.1, whole genome shotgun sequence genomic segment:
- the kcnk13b gene encoding potassium channel subfamily K member 13b: MAFRGGCCCGSGPINEDNARFLLLALFIIVYLLCGAAVFSALEQPKEKEAKERWAHRFELFSHTYNLSKTELNRFLRNYEEANVAGIRVDSIRPRWDFTGAFYFVGTVVSTIGFGMTTPATIGGKVFLMFYGLLGCAATILFFNLFLERVITVIAVVLKSCHEHRRNKAQLPQNGQGVRARSSGKGEDLAGWKPSVYCVMFILGAAAILVSCCASLMYSAAEGWGYLDSLYFCFVAFSTIGFGDMVSSQRLVYEGHATAAYQMGNFLFILAGVCCIYSLFNVISIVIKQVLNWLLRRLEAPCRCCYSRRGHHPHRHPRRNVVAPGHLRARSEPSIETDAINESETDVGRRMSGEMISMRDFLAANKVNLAIMQKQLSEMAIGHPRQSSSTSHHNGFSGGVGALGIMNNRLAETSVDR; encoded by the exons ATGGCATTTAGGGGCGGTTGCTGCTGCGGTTCGGGTCCAATTAATGAAGATAATGCGAGATTCCTGCTGCTGGCCTTGTTCATCATCGTCTACCTGCTATGCGGGGCAGCCGTGTTTTCCGCGCTGGAGCAGCCCAAAGAGAAGGAGGCCAAGGAGCGATGGGCGCACAGGTTCGAGCTCTTCAGCCACACGTACAACCTGAGCAAGACAGAGCTGAACCGCTTCCTCAGGAACTACGAGGAAGCCAATGTGGCAGGAATTCGAGTGGACAGCATCAGACCTCGATGGGACTTCACCGGGGCTTTTTACTTCGTGGGAACTGTGGTTTCCACCATTG GCTTTGGAATGACCACTCCTGCCACAATTGGAGGGAAAGTCTTCCTGATGTTCTACGGCCTCCTCGGATGCGCAGCCACCATCCTCTTCTTCAACCTCTTCCTGGAGCGGGTCATAACTGTCATCGCCGTCGTCCTCAAATCATGCCATGAGCACCGTCGCAACAAGGCTCAACTCCCCCAAAATGGACAAGGGGTCCGTGCAAGGTCAAGTGGAAAAGGGGAGGACCTCGCCGGCTGGAAGCCTTCAGTCTACTGTGTGATGTTCATCCTTGGAGCGGCAGCCATTTTGGTGTCTTGTTGTGCCTCGCTCATGTATTCTGCAGCCGAGGGCTGGGGCTACTTGGACTCGCTCTACTTCTGCTTTGTGGCCTTCAGCACCATCGGCTTTGGAGATATGGTGAGCAGCCAGCGGCTCGTCTACGAGGGCCACGCTACGGCAGCATACCAAATGGGAAACTTCTTGTTCATCCTGGCGGGCGTCTGCTGCATCTACTCCCTCTTCAACGTCATCTCCATTGTCATCAAGCAGGTCCTCAACTGGCTGCTGAGGAGACTCGAAGCCCCCTGCAGATGTTGTTACTCCAGAAGGGGTCACCACCCACACCGGCACCCCCGTCGGAACGTGGTGGCCCCGGGCCACTTGCGAGCCCGCAGCGAACCGTCCATAGAGACAGATGCCATCAATGAAAGTGAAACTGATGTTGGGCGCAGGATGTCTGGAGAGATGATCTCTATGAGAGACTTCCTCGCAGCAAATAAG GTCAACTTGGCTATCATGCAGAAGCAGCTTTCCGAGATGGCGATCGGACACCCGCGCCAGTCCAGCTCCACTTCACATCATAACGGCTTCTCCGGGGGAGTGGGGGCGCTCGGCATCATGAACAACCGGCTGGCAGAGACAAGTGTGGACAGATAG